A window of the Candidatus Polarisedimenticolaceae bacterium genome harbors these coding sequences:
- the tkt gene encoding transketolase: MSRAPDAQLSRTAANTIRFLAVDAVEKAKSGHPGLPMGAADVAFVLWSRFLRYDPTAPDWPDRDRFVLSAGHGCMLLYGLLHLAGYDLPMSELQQFRQWGSKTPGHPEFGHTVGVEATTGPLGQGISNAVGMALAGKMAATRFNDATFQPVAHRIFVLASDGDMMEGISGEASSLAGHLGLGNLIVLYDDNGISIEGKTALSFSEDVPARYAAYGWHVQKIDGHDHGAIAKAIDAAIAERARPSFIACRTHIAYGAPRKQDSAEAHGSPLGAEEVKAAKENLGWPLEPAFLVPDEVREFFRARAQEGAALRTGWEARFDEWAESRPVQAADWKAVWERTVPADVVAQLLASAPDGDAATREHGRAVIQQAAAIVPALIGGSADLAPSTLTLIKDAESVGPGHFEGRNFHFGIREHAMGAIVNGILYHGAFRPFGATFLVFSDYMRPVFRLAALSRIPAIHVFTHDSIFVGEDGPTHEPIEHVSSLRLIPFLHVWRPADGLETALAWGMALERQDGPSVILLSRQKLPKIARRAGLGEADFRRGGYLVAGDGNPHAVVAATGSELHLAMGAREALAKRGMRLNVVSLPCVEIFHEQDARYRSELFPEGLPVATIEAGRTDPWLGLTGPKGLRIGIDRYGASAPAAVNGEKFGFTVPAVTDKIATWLGTR; encoded by the coding sequence ATGTCGCGCGCACCCGACGCCCAGCTTTCGCGCACCGCCGCCAACACGATCCGCTTCCTCGCGGTCGATGCGGTCGAGAAGGCGAAGTCCGGCCACCCCGGGTTGCCGATGGGGGCGGCGGACGTCGCCTTCGTCCTCTGGAGCCGGTTCCTCCGCTACGACCCCACCGCCCCCGACTGGCCCGACCGCGACCGCTTCGTGCTCTCGGCGGGCCACGGCTGCATGCTGCTCTACGGGCTCCTCCATCTCGCAGGTTACGACCTGCCGATGAGCGAGCTGCAGCAGTTCCGGCAGTGGGGGAGCAAGACTCCGGGCCACCCCGAGTTCGGCCACACCGTCGGCGTCGAGGCGACGACGGGGCCGCTCGGCCAGGGGATCTCGAACGCCGTCGGCATGGCGCTCGCCGGAAAGATGGCCGCGACGCGCTTCAACGACGCGACCTTCCAGCCGGTGGCGCACCGGATCTTCGTGCTCGCGAGCGACGGCGACATGATGGAGGGGATCTCGGGCGAGGCGTCCTCGCTCGCCGGGCACCTCGGCCTCGGGAACCTGATCGTGCTCTACGACGACAACGGGATCTCGATCGAGGGGAAGACCGCGCTCTCGTTCTCGGAGGACGTGCCCGCGCGCTACGCGGCGTACGGCTGGCACGTCCAGAAGATCGACGGGCACGATCACGGCGCGATCGCGAAGGCGATCGACGCGGCGATCGCGGAGCGAGCGCGGCCGTCGTTCATCGCGTGCCGCACCCACATCGCCTACGGCGCGCCGCGGAAGCAAGACTCCGCCGAAGCGCACGGGTCGCCGCTCGGCGCCGAAGAGGTGAAGGCGGCGAAGGAGAATCTCGGCTGGCCCCTCGAGCCCGCGTTCCTCGTGCCCGACGAGGTGCGCGAGTTCTTCCGTGCGCGCGCGCAGGAAGGCGCCGCCCTCCGCACCGGGTGGGAAGCCAGGTTCGACGAGTGGGCCGAGAGCCGTCCGGTTCAAGCGGCCGACTGGAAGGCGGTGTGGGAGCGGACGGTGCCGGCCGACGTCGTCGCGCAGCTCCTCGCCTCGGCGCCCGACGGCGACGCCGCGACCCGTGAGCACGGGCGGGCGGTCATCCAGCAGGCGGCGGCGATCGTTCCCGCGCTCATCGGAGGATCGGCGGACCTGGCGCCGTCGACGCTGACGCTCATCAAAGATGCGGAATCGGTGGGGCCGGGACATTTCGAGGGCCGCAACTTCCACTTCGGCATCCGCGAGCACGCGATGGGAGCGATCGTCAACGGGATCCTCTACCACGGCGCGTTCCGGCCGTTCGGTGCGACGTTCCTCGTCTTCTCCGATTACATGAGGCCGGTCTTCCGGCTCGCCGCCCTCTCGCGCATCCCCGCGATCCATGTCTTCACGCACGACTCGATCTTCGTCGGCGAGGACGGGCCGACGCACGAGCCGATCGAGCACGTCTCGTCGCTCCGGCTCATCCCGTTCCTCCACGTGTGGCGCCCGGCGGACGGCCTCGAGACGGCCCTCGCCTGGGGGATGGCGCTCGAGCGCCAGGACGGTCCGAGCGTCATCCTTCTATCGCGTCAGAAGCTTCCCAAGATCGCGCGGCGCGCCGGGCTCGGCGAAGCCGACTTCCGCCGCGGCGGCTACCTCGTCGCCGGCGACGGCAACCCGCACGCCGTGGTCGCCGCGACCGGATCCGAGCTCCATCTCGCGATGGGGGCGCGCGAGGCGCTCGCGAAGCGGGGGATGCGACTCAACGTCGTCTCGCTGCCGTGCGTCGAGATCTTCCACGAGCAGGACGCGCGCTACCGGAGCGAGCTGTTCCCCGAAGGGCTTCCCGTCGCAACGATCGAGGCCGGACGCACCGATCCCTGGCTCGGCCTCACCGGTCCGAAGGGACTTCGGATCGGGATCGATCGTTACGGCGCCTCGGCGCCGGCGGCGGTCAACGGGGAGAAGTTCGGATTCACCGTTCCGGCGGTGACCGACAAGATCGCGACGTGGCTGGGGACGCGTTGA
- a CDS encoding YbhB/YbcL family Raf kinase inhibitor-like protein, whose product MLRLLALLALFLAGPKEVASMTLTSPAFQENGSIPSRHTCDGDDVSPALQWGGVPAGTKSLALVVADPDAPDPKAPKMTWVHWVLYDLPADAQGLPEGGKLPDGTREGNNDWNKPGWRGPCPPVGRHRYVHTLYALDIVLPDLGHPTRAKLLTAMEGHVVGTAKLIGTYQHP is encoded by the coding sequence ATGCTCCGCCTCCTCGCCCTCTTGGCCCTGTTCCTGGCCGGCCCCAAGGAGGTCGCTTCCATGACGCTGACCTCGCCCGCATTTCAAGAGAATGGGTCCATTCCGTCGCGCCACACCTGCGACGGCGACGACGTCTCGCCGGCGCTCCAGTGGGGCGGAGTCCCTGCGGGGACGAAGAGCCTGGCGCTCGTCGTCGCCGACCCCGACGCCCCCGATCCGAAGGCGCCGAAGATGACCTGGGTGCACTGGGTGCTCTACGACCTGCCGGCCGACGCCCAGGGTCTTCCCGAGGGCGGGAAGCTCCCCGACGGCACGCGCGAAGGAAACAACGACTGGAACAAGCCCGGCTGGCGCGGCCCGTGCCCTCCGGTCGGCCGGCATCGCTACGTCCACACCCTCTACGCGCTCGACATCGTCCTCCCCGATCTCGGTCATCCGACACGTGCGAAGCTCCTCACGGCGATGGAGGGGCACGTGGTGGGCACCGCGAAGCTCATCGGGACCTACCAGCATCCATGA
- a CDS encoding (4Fe-4S)-binding protein gives MKRRQSYSAPGITVTFDPDVCKHSGVCLRTLPAVFDIRRQHWVRPESASVDEVAAAIERCPSGALRYVRDKDPAGA, from the coding sequence ATGAAGCGGCGTCAGAGCTACTCCGCGCCCGGCATCACGGTGACGTTCGATCCCGACGTCTGCAAGCACTCCGGCGTCTGCCTTCGCACCCTCCCCGCGGTGTTCGACATCCGGCGGCAGCACTGGGTCCGGCCGGAGTCGGCGAGCGTCGACGAGGTGGCCGCCGCTATCGAACGATGCCCTTCGGGAGCGCTTCGCTACGTCCGCGACAAGGATCCGGCCGGCGCATGA
- a CDS encoding Glu/Leu/Phe/Val dehydrogenase, whose translation MATKRPQAQEDLNLNNIVSRQFDKAAQHVKLPSGLLDQIKACNNVFYMQFPVKIDDKYVIFEAWRAEHSHHRKPLKGGIRYSRMVDQHEIMALAALMTYKCAIGNVPFGGSKGGIKLRPRDYTPEQLEKITRRYTAELIAKNFIGPGINVPAPDYGTGEREMAWIADTYDAFHPGGIDNWACVTGKPLTQGGVRGRREATGRGVVFGLREAFRDPAAMKKTGLKGTLEGKTVAVQGFGNVGFHVAKILHEEDGCKVVAIGEYDGGIVNMKGLDITKLSEWFHEKRTVKGFPGATKTLEKGVDVLFLDVDIVVPAALENQLTGANADKVKARIVAEAANGPTTTEAEKILLKKDILILADIYLNSGGVTVSYFEWAKNISHMRYGLLQKRADAHQRQQIVSATEDLMKVRFPDSVREGLLRGLDEEDLVRSGLEETMATGYQEISTIMKNNKKVTDFRTASFICSIEKVGRSYLELGVFP comes from the coding sequence TTGGCGACCAAACGCCCGCAAGCCCAGGAAGACCTGAACCTCAACAACATCGTGTCGCGGCAGTTCGACAAGGCCGCTCAGCACGTGAAGCTTCCGTCGGGCCTGCTCGATCAGATCAAGGCCTGCAACAACGTCTTCTACATGCAGTTCCCGGTGAAGATCGACGACAAGTACGTCATCTTCGAGGCCTGGCGCGCCGAGCACAGCCATCACCGGAAGCCGCTCAAGGGCGGGATCCGCTACAGCCGCATGGTCGACCAGCACGAGATCATGGCGCTCGCTGCGCTCATGACCTACAAGTGCGCGATCGGCAACGTGCCGTTCGGCGGCTCGAAGGGCGGCATCAAGCTCCGCCCGCGCGACTACACGCCGGAGCAGCTCGAGAAGATCACGCGCCGCTACACGGCGGAGCTCATCGCCAAGAACTTCATCGGCCCCGGCATCAACGTCCCTGCGCCGGATTACGGCACGGGCGAGCGCGAGATGGCGTGGATCGCCGACACCTACGACGCCTTCCACCCCGGCGGCATCGACAACTGGGCGTGCGTCACCGGTAAACCACTCACGCAGGGCGGCGTCCGCGGGCGCCGTGAGGCGACCGGCCGCGGCGTCGTCTTCGGTCTCCGCGAGGCGTTCCGCGATCCGGCGGCGATGAAGAAGACCGGCCTCAAGGGGACGCTCGAAGGGAAGACCGTCGCCGTGCAGGGCTTCGGCAACGTCGGCTTCCACGTCGCGAAGATCCTCCACGAGGAAGACGGATGCAAGGTCGTCGCGATCGGCGAGTACGACGGCGGCATCGTGAACATGAAGGGGCTCGACATCACGAAGCTCTCGGAATGGTTCCACGAGAAGCGCACCGTCAAAGGCTTCCCCGGTGCGACGAAGACGCTCGAGAAGGGCGTCGACGTCCTCTTCCTCGACGTCGACATCGTCGTGCCGGCGGCGCTCGAGAACCAGCTCACCGGCGCCAACGCCGACAAGGTCAAGGCGCGCATCGTCGCCGAGGCCGCGAACGGCCCCACGACGACGGAAGCCGAGAAGATCCTCCTCAAGAAGGACATCCTCATCCTCGCCGACATCTACCTGAACTCCGGCGGCGTCACCGTCTCCTACTTCGAGTGGGCGAAGAACATCTCCCACATGCGCTACGGCCTCCTCCAGAAGCGCGCCGACGCCCACCAACGCCAGCAGATCGTCAGCGCCACGGAAGACCTCATGAAGGTCCGCTTCCCCGACTCGGTCCGGGAGGGCCTGCTGCGCGGCCTCGACGAGGAAGACCTCGTCCGCTCCGGCCTCGAGGAGACGATGGCGACCGGGTACCAAGAGATCTCGACGATCATGAAGAACAACAAGAAGGTGACCGACTTCCGCACGGCGTCGTTCATCTGCTCGATCGAGAAGGTGGGCCGGTCCTACCTGGAGCTCGGCGTCTTCCCTTGA
- a CDS encoding YceI family protein, producing MIAAALLAAALAAAPPSGTIVVFTQDGSLAAREFESVTLPRLRALAEQRGLALEIKPASAGAPADVHVTPLLVYQDAAGRSIFKGRYSDVDRFAQFLRTVRSAPLEGEPVHYDNTAVWRRGRSVVIAPIKVTSLTGTLPPRYDENAFLDRARRAVLAGFTRFHYTARVDAGPSDRAFYMDFHPYRDPSGKLFVSTAIYSVFNCVEPVYQRFDEPLSGDYNSFEDVFRDAGKMLEDEVAQLVVGSRVGDAFDPVGEKVPKPTWEGLGLALPKAAAEADGAVARRVALGTKWTIEDAAPEDPPRLGFRFAPPLDTYNGEVRVVSGTITLGKGGTLAGATGTLIATTGSVTMGNKTLDAEVKDKMLKIVEFPSATFTLDPLPPSTAPMKFGAPVPFTGTGRFEMLGNAVPLTVNAQVEPVIAEDGTPRLEVHATFRLRIADPFGLKGPDGPSPANDTMLFDARLRLRGQ from the coding sequence TTGATCGCCGCGGCTCTCCTGGCGGCGGCGCTGGCCGCGGCGCCGCCCAGCGGCACGATCGTCGTCTTCACGCAGGACGGCTCGCTCGCGGCGCGAGAATTCGAGTCGGTCACGCTCCCCCGCCTCCGCGCCCTCGCCGAGCAGCGCGGCCTCGCGCTCGAGATCAAGCCGGCCTCGGCGGGCGCTCCCGCCGACGTTCACGTCACCCCGCTCCTCGTCTACCAGGACGCGGCGGGTCGCTCGATCTTCAAGGGCCGCTACTCCGACGTCGATCGCTTCGCGCAATTCCTCCGCACCGTGCGCTCCGCTCCGCTCGAGGGCGAGCCCGTCCACTACGACAACACCGCCGTCTGGCGCCGTGGCCGGTCGGTCGTCATCGCGCCGATCAAGGTCACGTCGCTCACCGGCACGCTGCCGCCGCGCTACGACGAGAACGCCTTCCTCGACCGCGCGCGGCGCGCGGTGCTCGCCGGCTTCACGCGCTTCCACTACACGGCAAGAGTCGACGCGGGCCCTTCGGATCGCGCCTTCTACATGGATTTCCACCCGTACCGCGATCCGTCGGGCAAGCTCTTCGTCTCGACCGCGATCTACTCGGTGTTCAACTGCGTCGAGCCGGTGTATCAACGATTCGACGAGCCGCTGTCGGGCGACTACAACAGCTTCGAGGACGTCTTCCGCGACGCCGGGAAGATGCTCGAGGACGAGGTCGCGCAGCTCGTCGTCGGCTCGCGTGTGGGCGACGCGTTCGATCCGGTCGGCGAAAAGGTTCCGAAGCCGACATGGGAAGGACTGGGGCTCGCGCTGCCGAAGGCGGCCGCCGAGGCGGACGGAGCCGTTGCGCGTCGCGTCGCCCTCGGCACGAAGTGGACGATCGAGGACGCCGCCCCCGAAGACCCGCCGCGCCTCGGCTTCCGCTTCGCTCCGCCGCTCGACACTTACAACGGCGAGGTGCGCGTCGTCAGCGGGACGATCACGCTGGGGAAGGGCGGCACGCTCGCCGGCGCGACGGGCACGCTTATCGCGACGACCGGCTCGGTGACGATGGGGAACAAGACCTTGGACGCCGAGGTCAAGGACAAGATGCTCAAGATCGTCGAGTTCCCGTCGGCGACGTTCACGCTCGACCCGCTGCCGCCCTCGACCGCTCCGATGAAGTTCGGCGCGCCGGTCCCCTTCACCGGCACCGGGCGCTTCGAGATGCTGGGAAACGCCGTCCCGCTGACCGTCAACGCTCAGGTCGAGCCGGTCATCGCCGAGGACGGCACGCCGCGCCTCGAGGTCCACGCGACGTTTCGCTTGCGCATTGCCGACCCGTTCGGCTTGAAGGGCCCCGACGGCCCTTCGCCCGCGAACGACACGATGCTCTTCGACGCGCGGCTGAGATTGCGGGGACAGTAA
- a CDS encoding YceI family protein: MRRFVPVTLLAFALLATLRIIAAEAPAPAAAAASGPGEIKFTTHNTVYNCEGSFQSWKLTKVDIPGGDLTKGTVAFEIDLASVNEKTAKLAAHLRTADFFDVATFPKATVVIHDAKPAGDKKYNATADVDLHGMKGTTPVAFEVVSSSPLTIKGTATLSRSSFKVGQPYDASDKYSPQNEVAVEINAKLQ; this comes from the coding sequence ATGAGACGATTCGTGCCCGTCACCCTGCTCGCGTTCGCCTTGCTCGCCACCCTGCGCATCATCGCCGCCGAAGCGCCCGCGCCCGCCGCTGCCGCCGCGTCGGGGCCCGGCGAGATCAAATTCACCACGCACAATACCGTTTACAACTGCGAGGGCAGCTTCCAGTCGTGGAAGCTCACGAAGGTCGACATCCCCGGCGGCGATCTCACGAAGGGCACCGTCGCCTTCGAGATCGACCTCGCGTCGGTCAACGAGAAGACGGCGAAGCTCGCCGCGCACCTGCGTACTGCCGACTTCTTCGATGTCGCCACGTTCCCGAAGGCGACGGTCGTCATCCACGACGCGAAGCCGGCGGGCGACAAGAAATACAACGCGACCGCCGACGTCGATCTTCACGGCATGAAGGGCACGACCCCGGTCGCGTTCGAGGTCGTCTCGTCGTCGCCGCTCACGATCAAGGGCACGGCGACCCTCAGCCGCTCGTCGTTCAAGGTCGGCCAGCCCTACGACGCCAGCGACAAGTACTCGCCGCAGAACGAAGTCGCGGTCGAGATCAACGCCAAGCTGCAGTAG
- a CDS encoding ROK family protein, whose protein sequence is MRARRLGIDLGGTKIEGAVLDGDGTIFERKRVPTPRDDYDGTLAAIARLVEELDPSRSCTVGMGIPGTISPAAGVVKNANSTWLNGRALQADVERTLRRPVRLANDANCFALSEAKGGAAAGAQVVFGVILGTGVGGGVVIDGKAIAGANAIAGEWGHNPLPWMRDDERPGPACWCGKNGCVETFLSGPARARDGGAQYDDRLARGLASVINLLDPDVIVLGGGVSNVTELYDNVPRLWSRWIFSDRVDTKLVPPRHGDSSGVRGAAWLW, encoded by the coding sequence ATGCGCGCCCGGCGGCTCGGCATCGACCTCGGCGGTACGAAGATCGAAGGCGCCGTTCTCGACGGGGACGGCACGATCTTCGAGCGAAAGCGCGTCCCCACGCCGCGCGATGACTACGACGGCACGCTCGCGGCGATCGCGCGGTTGGTCGAGGAGCTGGATCCTTCTCGGAGTTGCACCGTCGGCATGGGAATTCCCGGGACGATCTCGCCCGCCGCCGGCGTCGTGAAGAACGCGAACTCGACGTGGCTCAACGGACGCGCTCTGCAGGCCGATGTCGAGCGCACGCTCCGGCGCCCGGTGCGCCTTGCGAACGACGCGAACTGCTTCGCCCTCTCGGAGGCGAAAGGCGGCGCTGCGGCCGGAGCCCAGGTCGTCTTCGGCGTGATTCTCGGGACGGGCGTCGGTGGCGGCGTCGTCATCGACGGTAAGGCGATCGCCGGCGCCAATGCGATCGCAGGCGAGTGGGGACACAACCCGCTGCCGTGGATGCGCGACGACGAGCGTCCGGGACCTGCCTGCTGGTGCGGGAAGAACGGATGCGTCGAGACGTTTCTCTCGGGTCCCGCGCGCGCGAGAGACGGCGGGGCGCAGTACGACGATCGTCTCGCGCGCGGTCTCGCATCGGTGATCAACCTGCTCGATCCCGACGTCATCGTCCTCGGCGGCGGCGTCTCGAACGTGACGGAGCTCTACGACAACGTCCCGCGCCTGTGGAGCCGCTGGATCTTCTCCGACCGCGTCGACACGAAGCTCGTGCCGCCGCGCCACGGCGACTCCAGCGGCGTCCGCGGCGCGGCGTGGCTGTGGTGA
- a CDS encoding TonB-dependent receptor plug domain-containing protein gives MRHAFALITLASVTTLRAADTDKPVTSPAAEERVEVTATKYEEDPDKVAQSITVISGQELRDRGATDLRTALALVAGVDVAPSGDGGPASAIPEMWGLREADAYLLLVDGIPWGGVFNPQISTLSFEDVERIEIMRGAAPVMYGITSFVGVIQVIHYAPGHGIAPNVRAAAGSYGSGAIAVSLDLPKWAGFDSRLTVDAEQRQYKDPRTDYTRGHLLWRNQTALSGGGEVHFGLDGNFVDQSPASPVPLDDATLSLSQNIPLDANYHPSDAEVNPQRITAMGGFTMPKSYGVWSGTLSYAHTEQDIIRGFVVDATGPSFDATGERSSTTLDEVYLDGHVELTGVKNTQIVAGADYQYGKGKLHGGELNYTIASDGSNPPFAAYLPLDTDAHIDDTRSFGGLYGYAAWSPSFRWRFEGGLRLNITDESRGASIADFPAGTFDSGSDTASKVKPGGMVGVTFTAWQKQADNFRVYADYRNTFKPAAVELGLDADAEILKPEEGQSVELGAHASLLEGRLDIDASIFDMELKDVVLPVEGGAPGALENEAEIELKGAEVEARWRLWHDLLVRGAASYHSAKFKESEEADLVGNRQEMTPEWLAGTGILYAPAKGFLAHADVAFTGSRWLDRDNTALAQQFTTWGMGIGWRGDRWTVRLDGTNLNDRRDPVAESEEGPDSYYRLTARRIWGSFAWTF, from the coding sequence ATGCGCCACGCCTTCGCTTTGATCACGCTCGCAAGCGTGACCACGCTCCGCGCCGCCGATACCGACAAGCCCGTGACGAGCCCCGCCGCCGAAGAGCGGGTGGAAGTCACCGCGACCAAGTACGAGGAAGATCCCGACAAGGTCGCGCAGTCGATCACCGTGATCAGCGGCCAGGAGCTCCGCGATCGCGGGGCGACCGATCTCCGCACGGCGCTCGCGCTCGTCGCGGGTGTGGACGTCGCGCCCAGTGGCGACGGCGGTCCGGCCTCCGCGATCCCCGAGATGTGGGGCCTTCGCGAGGCGGATGCGTACCTGCTCCTCGTCGACGGCATTCCGTGGGGCGGCGTGTTCAACCCCCAGATCAGCACACTCTCGTTCGAGGACGTCGAGCGGATCGAGATCATGCGCGGCGCCGCGCCGGTCATGTACGGGATCACGTCGTTCGTCGGCGTCATCCAAGTGATCCACTACGCGCCGGGACATGGGATCGCGCCGAACGTGCGCGCCGCGGCGGGGTCGTACGGGAGCGGCGCGATCGCCGTCTCGCTCGACCTTCCGAAGTGGGCCGGGTTCGACTCGCGCCTGACCGTCGATGCCGAGCAGCGGCAGTACAAGGATCCCCGCACGGATTACACGCGCGGCCACCTCTTGTGGCGCAATCAAACCGCGCTGAGCGGCGGCGGCGAGGTCCATTTCGGTCTCGACGGCAACTTCGTCGACCAGTCCCCCGCGAGCCCGGTGCCGCTCGACGATGCGACGCTGTCGCTGTCCCAGAACATCCCGCTCGATGCGAACTACCACCCGAGCGACGCCGAGGTGAATCCGCAGCGCATCACCGCGATGGGCGGCTTCACGATGCCGAAGTCGTACGGCGTCTGGAGCGGGACCCTCTCGTACGCGCACACGGAACAAGACATCATCCGCGGCTTCGTCGTCGACGCGACCGGGCCGAGCTTCGACGCGACGGGCGAGCGCTCGTCGACGACGCTCGACGAGGTGTACCTCGACGGCCACGTCGAGCTGACCGGCGTCAAGAACACGCAGATCGTCGCCGGAGCCGACTATCAGTACGGGAAGGGCAAGCTCCACGGAGGCGAGCTGAACTACACGATCGCGTCCGACGGCTCGAACCCACCGTTCGCCGCGTACCTCCCCCTCGACACCGATGCCCACATCGACGACACGCGGAGCTTCGGCGGACTCTACGGCTACGCGGCGTGGTCGCCGAGCTTCCGGTGGCGCTTCGAAGGCGGCCTCCGCCTCAACATCACCGACGAGAGCCGCGGCGCCTCGATCGCCGACTTCCCGGCGGGGACGTTCGATTCCGGCTCGGACACCGCGAGCAAGGTCAAGCCGGGCGGCATGGTCGGAGTGACCTTCACGGCCTGGCAGAAACAGGCGGACAACTTCCGCGTCTACGCCGACTACCGGAACACGTTCAAGCCCGCTGCCGTCGAGCTCGGTCTCGACGCCGACGCCGAGATCCTGAAGCCCGAGGAAGGCCAGAGCGTCGAGCTCGGAGCGCACGCCAGCCTTCTCGAGGGCCGGCTCGATATCGACGCGTCGATCTTCGACATGGAGCTCAAGGACGTCGTCCTCCCCGTCGAGGGAGGCGCGCCCGGCGCTCTCGAGAACGAGGCCGAGATCGAGCTCAAGGGCGCGGAGGTCGAGGCGCGCTGGCGTCTCTGGCACGACCTGCTCGTGCGCGGCGCCGCGAGCTACCACTCGGCGAAGTTCAAGGAGTCCGAAGAAGCCGACCTCGTCGGCAACCGGCAAGAGATGACTCCCGAGTGGCTCGCCGGCACCGGGATCCTCTACGCGCCCGCGAAGGGATTCCTCGCGCACGCCGACGTCGCGTTCACCGGCTCGCGCTGGCTCGATCGCGACAACACCGCGCTTGCCCAGCAGTTCACGACGTGGGGGATGGGGATCGGCTGGCGGGGCGACCGCTGGACTGTGCGCCTCGACGGCACGAACTTGAACGACCGCCGCGACCCGGTCGCCGAGAGCGAAGAGGGGCCGGACTCGTACTATCGCCTGACCGCGCGCCGGATCTGGGGCTCATTCGCCTGGACGTTCTGA
- a CDS encoding M48 family metalloprotease produces the protein MSYLGMGIVFAAIAFVLANVVLTLAVVGAWPALRHRVHRPGALFLLRMIPALGATMAAAGLALPAYFSFEPLKSGEKASAALLAFVVLSAVIVAAGVVRASGSWLTTRRLERSWRLVAEPGTIGGVAVHRVPTALPFAALVGIVRPRLYVSATLLDVLSDDQRAAVLAHEAGHGRAFDNVKRGLARFAPDLLVLTVTGRAIDDAWSAAAEESADDHAAVANGRLAVAAALLAASRMAPVRLATVGNFCDAGTIAHRVERLLEEPQARSTGKVAGLLSISVLAVAGAAAVASLPLVYAATESIIRRLQ, from the coding sequence GTGAGCTACCTCGGGATGGGCATCGTCTTCGCGGCGATCGCTTTCGTGCTCGCGAACGTCGTGCTGACGCTTGCGGTCGTCGGCGCTTGGCCGGCCCTGAGACATCGCGTTCATCGGCCCGGCGCTCTGTTCCTCCTTCGGATGATCCCGGCGCTCGGCGCGACGATGGCCGCGGCAGGCCTCGCGCTTCCCGCGTACTTTTCGTTCGAGCCGCTCAAGAGCGGCGAGAAGGCGAGTGCGGCTCTTCTCGCGTTCGTCGTACTGTCCGCCGTCATCGTGGCCGCCGGCGTTGTCCGTGCCTCGGGGAGCTGGCTGACGACACGGAGGCTGGAGCGCTCGTGGCGGCTGGTCGCCGAGCCCGGAACGATCGGCGGCGTGGCCGTCCATCGTGTTCCGACCGCCCTGCCATTCGCCGCCCTCGTCGGCATCGTGCGGCCGCGCCTGTACGTCTCCGCGACCCTTCTGGACGTGCTCAGCGACGATCAGCGCGCCGCCGTCCTCGCACACGAAGCCGGGCACGGGCGAGCGTTCGACAACGTGAAGCGCGGCCTTGCGCGCTTCGCGCCGGACCTGTTGGTTCTCACGGTCACGGGCCGGGCGATCGACGACGCGTGGTCGGCCGCGGCCGAGGAGTCGGCCGACGACCACGCTGCCGTCGCCAACGGCCGCCTTGCCGTTGCAGCCGCTCTTCTTGCCGCCTCGCGGATGGCCCCCGTCCGCTTGGCCACGGTCGGCAACTTCTGCGACGCCGGCACGATCGCGCATCGGGTCGAGCGTCTTCTCGAGGAGCCGCAAGCCCGCTCGACCGGTAAGGTCGCGGGGCTCCTCTCGATCTCGGTCTTGGCCGTCGCCGGCGCGGCTGCCGTCGCGTCGCTGCCCCTCGTGTACGCCGCGACGGAATCGATCATCCGTCGCCTGCAATAA
- a CDS encoding BlaI/MecI/CopY family transcriptional regulator → MPLRSILSESFGPLEVQVLEAVWAEAAPATVRSIRDAFPRLAYTTLMTTLDRLHRKGVLDRVKAGRAFAYTARLTRHETELRLASESIAGILGGHTPASMAPLLSCFVDAVSDRDRKLLDDLEKVVRAKRAALRGEGRS, encoded by the coding sequence ATGCCGCTGCGGTCGATCCTTTCGGAGTCGTTCGGTCCGCTCGAGGTCCAGGTCCTCGAGGCGGTCTGGGCCGAGGCCGCACCTGCGACCGTCCGTTCGATCCGCGACGCCTTCCCGCGGCTCGCTTACACGACGCTCATGACGACCCTCGACCGGCTGCACAGGAAGGGCGTTCTCGATCGGGTCAAGGCCGGACGCGCCTTCGCGTACACCGCCCGCCTCACGCGTCACGAGACGGAGCTGCGCCTCGCGTCGGAGAGCATCGCTGGAATTCTCGGAGGTCACACTCCTGCCTCGATGGCCCCCCTCCTCTCCTGCTTCGTCGATGCGGTGAGCGACCGTGATCGCAAGCTGCTCGACGATCTCGAGAAGGTCGTTCGAGCGAAGCGCGCCGCCCTGCGCGGGGAGGGCCGCTCGTGA